The Methanomethylovorans hollandica DSM 15978 genome includes a region encoding these proteins:
- a CDS encoding phosphotransacetylase family protein, whose product MASMLVSSSEQYSGKSSLCLGLGVILKERGFKVGYMKPIGNLLIDVNGSLADEDAQSIRKLLGLQDEMSSITPILLTENLTDDALMGVEKGLDSKLRAAYEKISSGKDIVLLEGTGGIGGGAMYNLSDPEVATKLDTKILLITRYDSAQAVDRILCDLRIIQNTEILAGIILNEVSLDKMEQVYHLVVPFLEKKGIKVFGVIPEDHMLCSVSVAEIVEYLNAEVLVGANHMEDLVENYLVGAMEVGSAIKYFRRMPNAAVITGGDRSDIQMAAIEAKVKCLILTGNLRPSGAVLGSAEEANIPVILVRGDTMTTIEKMEHLIGHARIKQEVKIKRIVKLIEEHVDVDGLIDEMGLAK is encoded by the coding sequence ATGGCTTCAATGCTGGTAAGTTCATCGGAACAGTACTCAGGGAAAAGTTCTCTGTGCCTGGGTCTTGGAGTAATCCTTAAAGAGAGGGGTTTCAAAGTAGGATATATGAAGCCCATTGGCAATTTGCTAATAGATGTCAATGGATCACTTGCAGATGAGGATGCTCAGAGCATAAGGAAATTACTGGGATTACAGGACGAAATGAGTTCTATTACTCCCATTTTGCTTACGGAGAACCTCACTGATGATGCTCTAATGGGGGTGGAGAAAGGGCTCGATTCAAAATTGAGGGCAGCTTATGAAAAAATTTCAAGTGGTAAGGATATTGTGCTACTGGAAGGGACAGGTGGCATCGGTGGTGGGGCCATGTACAATCTCTCTGACCCGGAGGTAGCTACTAAGCTTGATACCAAAATATTGCTCATAACACGATATGATTCTGCTCAGGCCGTTGACCGGATCCTGTGTGACCTGCGTATAATCCAGAACACAGAGATCCTTGCAGGTATAATACTCAATGAGGTCTCACTGGATAAAATGGAACAAGTTTACCATCTGGTAGTACCTTTCCTTGAGAAGAAAGGTATCAAGGTATTCGGTGTCATTCCGGAAGACCATATGCTGTGCTCCGTGTCGGTAGCTGAAATAGTTGAATATCTTAATGCAGAGGTGCTTGTTGGTGCAAACCACATGGAAGACCTGGTCGAGAACTATCTGGTAGGTGCCATGGAAGTTGGTTCAGCTATCAAATACTTCAGACGTATGCCAAACGCAGCTGTGATCACGGGTGGTGATCGTTCGGATATACAGATGGCTGCTATTGAGGCAAAAGTGAAATGTCTGATACTTACAGGCAATCTGCGTCCAAGTGGGGCAGTGCTGGGAAGTGCAGAAGAGGCTAACATTCCTGTGATACTTGTAAGAGGTGATACCATGACCACCATTGAGAAGATGGAGCACCTCATTGGTCATGCACGTATAAAACAGGAAGTGAAAATAAAAAGGATAGTAAAGCTCATTGAAGAGCATGTTGATGTTGATGGGTTGATAGATGAAATGGGACTTGCAAAATAA
- a CDS encoding flavodoxin family protein has translation MKILGISASPNKGGSNDKLIEKVLGIAKNRDFEVDSVLMSSSKIAPCTACGMCRYEEICPIDDDMQQVYRKLKDADAIVVSSPVYFGTVTAQVKALFDRSVLSRRQDFQLKNKVGAALAVGGSRNGGQEKTIQTIHDWMHIHGMIVVGDGGHFGGILQKPALDDVEGMQTVVDTINKVCDVLEKMK, from the coding sequence ATGAAGATATTAGGCATTTCCGCAAGCCCCAATAAAGGTGGCAGCAACGACAAGCTGATAGAGAAGGTCCTTGGAATCGCAAAAAACCGAGACTTTGAAGTTGATAGTGTGCTTATGTCATCATCAAAGATCGCACCATGCACTGCCTGTGGAATGTGCAGGTACGAGGAAATCTGCCCCATTGATGATGATATGCAGCAGGTGTACAGAAAACTGAAGGATGCGGATGCTATTGTTGTATCCTCCCCGGTATATTTCGGCACAGTGACCGCTCAGGTGAAAGCTCTGTTCGACCGCAGCGTACTAAGCAGGAGACAGGACTTCCAGCTAAAGAACAAAGTGGGTGCAGCTTTAGCAGTGGGAGGATCACGCAACGGCGGGCAGGAAAAGACCATCCAGACCATCCATGACTGGATGCATATACATGGAATGATAGTCGTGGGCGATGGAGGTCACTTTGGAGGTATTCTTCAAAAACCAGCCCTTGATGATGTAGAGGGTATGCAGACAGTCGTCGACACAATCAACAAAGTGTGCGATGTGCTGGAAAAGATGAAGTAA
- the cysE gene encoding serine O-acetyltransferase, with translation MGVREDIKAVFEKDPAARSTLEVLCCYPGLHAMWLHRIAHYLWEHHLYFPARLLSHISRTFTGIEIHPGAKLGKRVFIDHGSGVVIGETAEVGDDVLIYMGVVLGGTALEKKKRHPTIESDVTLGSGAIVLGPITIGKGAKVGAGSVVIRPVPPGATVVGVPARIAGPDPSSVGKLDHNVLPDPELLVVSQVLDRLNRLEERFQTHEDFISTSRIALQRTLLKQDEQILSLLKDVIDPEVGIDIVNLGIVKDVIVDGKNVDINLVLTSNICPMAEYLKDQVRRKVLSMHGIENVRVNILDEPWNWDRFKGQQTSQDQ, from the coding sequence ATGGGAGTAAGGGAAGACATTAAAGCAGTTTTTGAAAAGGATCCGGCAGCAAGATCGACTTTAGAGGTTCTCTGCTGTTATCCCGGTCTGCATGCAATGTGGTTGCATCGCATAGCACACTACTTATGGGAGCACCATCTCTACTTTCCTGCCCGTTTGCTCTCTCATATATCAAGAACATTCACGGGTATTGAGATCCATCCCGGAGCAAAGCTTGGAAAAAGAGTATTTATTGACCATGGATCAGGTGTTGTCATAGGAGAAACAGCCGAGGTTGGAGATGATGTACTCATATACATGGGAGTTGTACTGGGAGGAACTGCGCTTGAGAAAAAAAAGCGTCATCCTACTATCGAAAGTGATGTGACCCTTGGTTCAGGCGCGATAGTACTCGGACCGATAACTATTGGAAAAGGCGCTAAGGTAGGGGCTGGTTCAGTTGTGATCAGGCCCGTTCCACCAGGAGCTACTGTAGTGGGCGTGCCCGCCAGAATCGCAGGACCAGATCCTTCATCAGTAGGGAAGCTGGATCATAATGTTTTGCCTGATCCCGAGCTTTTGGTTGTAAGCCAGGTACTAGACAGGCTGAACAGATTAGAAGAGCGGTTCCAAACACATGAAGACTTTATATCCACATCCAGGATCGCTTTACAAAGGACACTGCTTAAACAGGATGAGCAGATCTTGTCTCTGCTAAAGGATGTGATTGACCCGGAAGTAGGGATAGATATTGTCAATCTTGGTATTGTAAAGGATGTGATAGTCGATGGAAAAAATGTAGATATAAATCTGGTATTAACCTCAAATATTTGCCCTATGGCAGAATATCTGAAGGATCAGGTCAGGAGAAAGGTTTTGAGCATGCATGGGATAGAAAATGTTCGGGTCAACATCCTTGATGAGCCGTGGAACTGGGACAGGTTTAAAGGGCAACAAACATCTCAAGATCAGTAA
- a CDS encoding phosphoglycerate kinase: protein MSAKDILTIDDFDLKGKTVLVRVDINTPMDPEGNILDDMRIKSHMPTLVDLHEAKVVLLAHQSRPGKKDFTTMKAHAARMSQYLGREVKYVDDIFGTCAQNSISAMNNGDVILLENVRFYSEESLERSAAEHAQSHLVKKLFPYIDIFLNDAFAVSHRAHLSILGFTEILPTGAGRVMEKEILSLDRGIKGGARPCVFVLGGAKVDDSLKVAENVLTSGGADKVLFTGVVANIMLAASGIDIGKTNMDFIESQGYTEQIEKARNVLEKFSGKVSLPVDVALSDNGKRVEVQVEELPNGNLPIYDIGLETIVAFSKELKNAKTVVLNGPAGLSEMADFSLGTHEIIKAAINSEYSIAGGGHISAEIRNLGFEDNFSHLSTGGGACIDYLAGDMLPGVVALKEAAIKRKLTK from the coding sequence TTGTCAGCTAAGGATATCCTCACTATAGATGACTTCGATTTGAAAGGCAAAACAGTGCTGGTAAGAGTGGACATAAACACTCCCATGGACCCGGAAGGCAATATTTTGGATGATATGCGCATTAAAAGCCATATGCCTACGCTGGTTGACCTGCATGAGGCCAAGGTAGTGCTGCTGGCTCACCAGAGCAGGCCTGGCAAAAAAGATTTCACTACTATGAAGGCGCATGCTGCCCGGATGTCTCAGTATCTGGGCCGTGAGGTAAAATATGTGGACGATATTTTCGGGACATGTGCGCAGAACAGCATCTCTGCCATGAACAATGGTGATGTCATCCTTTTGGAAAATGTCCGGTTCTACTCGGAAGAATCTCTGGAAAGGAGTGCAGCAGAACATGCACAATCTCATCTAGTAAAAAAACTTTTTCCATATATTGATATTTTTCTAAATGATGCTTTTGCTGTATCCCACAGAGCTCATCTTTCCATTTTAGGATTCACTGAAATTCTTCCGACGGGTGCAGGAAGGGTCATGGAAAAAGAGATTCTTTCTCTGGACAGGGGCATAAAGGGCGGGGCACGTCCGTGTGTCTTTGTGCTGGGCGGTGCGAAGGTGGATGATTCTCTGAAAGTTGCAGAGAATGTGCTCACCAGTGGAGGTGCCGATAAGGTCCTTTTTACCGGTGTGGTTGCAAATATAATGCTTGCAGCTTCGGGTATTGATATTGGTAAAACTAACATGGATTTCATAGAATCCCAGGGGTATACTGAACAGATAGAAAAGGCAAGGAACGTGCTTGAAAAATTCAGCGGGAAGGTTTCCCTGCCGGTAGATGTAGCTCTGAGCGATAACGGCAAACGCGTAGAGGTACAGGTCGAAGAGCTTCCCAATGGAAACTTGCCTATTTATGATATTGGGCTTGAGACGATAGTAGCTTTCTCCAAAGAGCTCAAAAATGCAAAAACCGTGGTTCTCAACGGTCCTGCCGGGCTCTCCGAAATGGCTGATTTTTCCCTGGGAACGCATGAGATCATAAAAGCTGCTATCAATTCTGAATATTCTATAGCTGGCGGCGGCCATATCTCAGCTGAGATCCGCAACCTGGGTTTTGAGGATAATTTCTCGCATTTGAGCACAGGCGGAGGGGCATGCATAGATTATCTTGCAGGCGATATGCTGCCTGGAGTCGTGGCTCTTAAAGAAGCTGCTATCAAACGTAAACTTACAAAATGA
- a CDS encoding MoaD/ThiS family protein: protein MKVKLPSGKIEEMDIRSTTVESLLRQLKINQSSVIVVMNEQIIAEDTMVYNDDELQIIRVVFGG from the coding sequence ATGAAAGTTAAGTTACCTTCTGGCAAAATAGAAGAGATGGATATTAGGTCCACCACGGTAGAAAGCCTGCTGCGCCAATTAAAAATTAACCAAAGCTCAGTTATTGTGGTAATGAACGAACAGATAATTGCTGAGGATACAATGGTATACAATGACGACGAGCTTCAGATAATTCGTGTTGTTTTTGGTGGATAA
- a CDS encoding ATP-binding protein produces the protein MFRNFINRNQELEYLNKEYSSGTFSFTVIYGRRRVGKTELIQHFVQDKPHIYFLADMRGTQSNALRFRKRASSLFDNVEPAVDTFDEMFEYIRKQWKNDEKLIIVIDEFSYLAQVDESIPSVFQLIVDEILKGGLFHLILCGSSISMMEKTTLAHSSPLYGRRTGQMQVMPLLIQHMKGFFPGFEADELMRIYGATGGIPFYLRFFDLDKSFYENVEHSIFSKEAVLYAEGDFLLREELREPATYMNILYSISKGATRAGEIAAGAFLETKDLSYYLDTLMKLGFVRKEHPVAEKLSTRKTIYSIDDPFLRFWFRYVLVHRDSIEAGDASSVIEYLDRSYDRYLGETFEQVGKEMLMYLNLQDQLPFRFKSIGRQWGKIPNMPKGKNDYEIDIVALDQDSKSILFCECKWQKQKTDADVYFSLKEKAAHVKWFLERNEHFALVSRSGFTKRMHEIAREENVLLLTLDDYL, from the coding sequence ATGTTCCGTAATTTCATTAATAGAAATCAAGAGCTTGAATATTTGAACAAGGAATATAGCTCAGGAACTTTCTCTTTCACGGTGATCTATGGTCGCCGGCGGGTTGGAAAGACAGAACTGATTCAACATTTCGTACAGGACAAGCCACATATCTATTTCCTGGCGGATATGAGGGGTACGCAGTCCAATGCTCTCAGATTCAGGAAAAGAGCTTCAAGTCTGTTCGATAATGTTGAGCCTGCTGTTGATACATTTGATGAGATGTTCGAATATATCCGAAAGCAATGGAAAAACGATGAAAAGCTTATCATAGTTATCGATGAGTTTTCTTATCTGGCACAGGTAGATGAATCTATACCATCGGTGTTCCAGCTTATAGTTGATGAAATTCTAAAAGGTGGGCTTTTCCATCTGATACTCTGTGGTTCTTCAATTTCCATGATGGAAAAAACAACACTTGCTCATTCCAGTCCGTTGTATGGTAGGAGAACGGGACAGATGCAAGTCATGCCCCTGCTTATACAACATATGAAGGGTTTTTTCCCGGGCTTTGAAGCAGACGAGCTTATGAGGATATATGGAGCAACTGGCGGTATTCCTTTTTATCTCAGGTTCTTTGATCTGGATAAAAGCTTTTACGAGAATGTGGAGCATTCAATATTCTCCAAAGAGGCTGTGCTCTATGCTGAAGGTGATTTCCTGCTTCGTGAGGAACTACGAGAGCCTGCTACCTACATGAATATCCTCTATTCCATTTCCAAAGGTGCAACAAGGGCAGGAGAAATTGCCGCTGGAGCATTTTTGGAAACTAAGGACCTTTCTTATTATCTTGATACACTCATGAAGCTTGGATTTGTGAGGAAAGAACATCCAGTGGCAGAGAAGTTGTCTACCCGTAAGACCATTTATTCAATAGATGATCCTTTCTTACGCTTCTGGTTCCGGTATGTACTGGTTCACAGGGATTCCATAGAGGCAGGTGATGCATCATCTGTTATAGAATACCTTGATAGGAGCTATGACCGTTACCTGGGAGAGACTTTTGAGCAGGTGGGAAAAGAAATGCTCATGTATCTCAATTTGCAGGATCAGCTTCCATTCAGGTTCAAATCCATAGGCAGGCAGTGGGGTAAGATCCCTAATATGCCAAAAGGGAAAAACGACTATGAAATAGATATAGTGGCTCTTGACCAGGATTCAAAGAGCATTCTTTTCTGCGAATGCAAATGGCAGAAACAGAAAACAGATGCTGATGTTTACTTCAGCCTTAAGGAGAAAGCAGCTCATGTAAAATGGTTCTTGGAGAGAAACGAGCATTTTGCCCTTGTCAGCAGATCCGGTTTCACGAAAAGGATGCATGAGATTGCCAGAGAAGAGAATGTTTTGTTGCTGACATTGGATGATTATCTTTGA
- the cysK gene encoding cysteine synthase A yields MGRIYKDITWTIGNTPLIRLNRITKGLNADVLVKVESFNPIGSVKDRIGLAMIEEAERQGKIRQGTIIVEPTSGNTGIALAAVSAARGYKLILVMPETMSIERRKLLKAFGAELILTPGPEGMKGAVKKAEELATKDPQKLYLPQQFRNLANPEVHQRTTAEEIWRDTDGDVDILVSGVGTGGTITGVASVIKKRKPSFKAIAVEPAESPVLSGGKPGPHRIQGIGAGFVPEVLKMDLVDEILQVTADNAASTARRLALEEGILVGISSGAATYAALEVAAREESKGKTIVVILPDTGERYLSTDLFDN; encoded by the coding sequence ATGGGAAGAATATATAAGGATATTACATGGACGATTGGTAATACGCCACTCATCCGATTGAACCGCATAACAAAAGGGTTGAATGCTGATGTACTTGTTAAAGTTGAGTCTTTTAATCCTATCGGAAGTGTAAAGGATAGAATAGGACTGGCAATGATAGAAGAAGCCGAAAGGCAAGGCAAAATTAGACAGGGCACTATTATTGTTGAACCGACAAGCGGTAACACTGGTATTGCCCTTGCAGCTGTAAGCGCTGCCAGAGGCTACAAACTTATATTAGTAATGCCTGAAACGATGAGCATAGAACGAAGAAAACTACTGAAAGCGTTTGGGGCAGAACTTATTCTTACACCTGGACCCGAGGGAATGAAAGGTGCAGTAAAGAAAGCTGAAGAATTGGCTACCAAAGACCCGCAGAAACTGTACCTACCACAGCAGTTCCGGAATCTTGCTAACCCTGAGGTTCATCAGAGGACAACGGCTGAGGAAATATGGAGGGATACTGATGGGGATGTGGATATACTTGTATCTGGTGTGGGTACAGGCGGAACCATCACAGGCGTTGCCAGCGTCATCAAAAAAAGAAAACCATCATTTAAAGCAATAGCTGTTGAACCAGCTGAGTCGCCGGTACTGAGCGGTGGAAAGCCCGGTCCTCATCGCATCCAGGGAATTGGTGCAGGATTCGTACCAGAGGTTCTTAAAATGGACCTAGTTGATGAGATCCTGCAGGTTACTGCAGACAATGCAGCTTCAACAGCTCGCAGATTAGCTCTTGAAGAAGGTATACTTGTAGGTATATCCTCTGGTGCTGCTACTTATGCTGCTCTTGAAGTTGCAGCACGTGAAGAATCAAAGGGAAAAACAATAGTTGTGATTTTACCAGATACTGGGGAACGCTACCTTAGTACAGACCTGTTCGACAATTGA
- a CDS encoding O-acetylhomoserine aminocarboxypropyltransferase/cysteine synthase family protein, whose protein sequence is MTDKDYRLGTIAIHAGQKPDPTTGALAVPIYQTTSCVFKDTTHAANLFALKEPGNIYTRIMNPTTDVFEQRIAAIEGGTGALGVASGSAAITYAILAITRPGDEIVSGDNLYGGTYELFNYTLPKLGRKAVFVDSTNPEDFRKAINEKTRAVYIESVGNPKLDIPDFKAIADIAHAAGIPLVVDNTTAVGLVRPIEHGADIVVHSATKFIGGHGNSIAGSIVDAGTFAWNNGKFPEFTEPDPSYHGLKYWDTFSNFPGLGNVAFIFKVRLQLLRDTGAALSPFNSFLLLQGLETLHLRIERHSENALKVAKYLSNHPKVSWVNYPGLPGHQSHELASKYLKGYGALVGFGVKGGAEASIKLIDQLQLFSQLANIGDSKSLVIHPATTTHQQLTREEQEATGVTEDYIRLSIGTEHIDDIIEDLEQALNNV, encoded by the coding sequence ATGACAGATAAGGACTACAGATTAGGAACAATTGCTATACATGCTGGACAGAAACCGGATCCAACTACAGGAGCACTTGCAGTACCGATATATCAAACTACTTCATGCGTGTTCAAAGATACAACTCATGCTGCCAATCTTTTCGCTCTCAAAGAACCTGGCAATATCTACACCCGCATCATGAATCCAACAACAGATGTGTTCGAGCAGCGCATTGCAGCCATTGAGGGCGGTACAGGCGCATTAGGTGTTGCATCCGGTTCAGCAGCCATAACCTACGCCATCTTGGCTATTACTCGGCCGGGGGATGAGATAGTATCCGGAGATAATCTATATGGTGGAACCTATGAACTCTTCAATTACACTCTGCCTAAGCTGGGAAGAAAAGCTGTCTTTGTGGATTCCACAAATCCGGAGGATTTTAGAAAAGCCATCAATGAAAAGACACGTGCCGTCTACATAGAATCAGTAGGTAATCCTAAACTGGACATTCCTGATTTTAAAGCCATTGCAGATATTGCTCATGCTGCAGGAATTCCTCTTGTTGTAGATAATACAACTGCTGTAGGACTTGTCCGCCCTATTGAGCATGGAGCGGATATCGTTGTGCATTCGGCAACCAAATTCATAGGCGGACATGGAAACTCAATAGCTGGTTCAATAGTTGATGCAGGAACCTTTGCCTGGAACAATGGCAAATTCCCGGAATTCACAGAGCCAGATCCCAGTTATCATGGGCTTAAATATTGGGATACTTTCTCAAATTTCCCGGGACTTGGTAATGTAGCGTTCATATTCAAAGTAAGGCTGCAGCTACTCAGGGATACAGGTGCTGCTCTCTCTCCATTCAATTCATTCCTGTTGCTGCAGGGACTTGAAACTTTGCACCTGAGGATCGAGAGACACTCAGAGAACGCCCTCAAGGTAGCCAAATATCTTTCAAACCACCCGAAGGTTTCATGGGTCAATTACCCAGGTTTGCCAGGTCATCAGAGTCATGAACTTGCATCCAAGTATCTCAAGGGCTATGGTGCACTGGTTGGGTTTGGTGTGAAAGGCGGTGCAGAAGCAAGTATAAAGCTCATTGACCAGCTTCAGTTGTTCTCACAGCTTGCAAACATTGGCGACTCTAAAAGTTTGGTTATCCACCCGGCTACCACCACACACCAGCAACTGACCAGAGAAGAACAGGAAGCAACAGGTGTAACCGAGGACTATATTCGTTTATCCATAGGTACTGAACATATCGATGATATAATAGAAGATCTGGAACAGGCATTGAATAATGTGTAA
- a CDS encoding TIGR00296 family protein, which translates to MLTVTEGKMAVQLARNTIKTYFLTGKMMDGSEAELPPIFNEKRGVFITLTENGMLRGCIGHPYPESTLKYAITDSAISAAFRDPRFPPLHIDELDKVEVEVTVLTPPERIKVAPGDIPSRIEIGRHGLIVKKGYRQGLLLPQVAPENDMDEIDFLSHTCLKAGLEPDAWLTGADVYSFEGQIFSETEPNGEVMEKHFEKNE; encoded by the coding sequence ATGTTAACTGTAACCGAGGGGAAAATGGCTGTGCAACTTGCACGAAATACCATCAAGACGTATTTTCTTACAGGAAAGATGATGGATGGCTCTGAAGCAGAGCTCCCTCCTATCTTTAATGAAAAAAGAGGCGTCTTCATTACTCTTACGGAGAATGGCATGCTCAGAGGGTGCATTGGCCACCCATATCCCGAATCCACGCTCAAGTATGCTATCACGGATTCAGCTATCTCTGCGGCTTTCCGGGACCCTCGTTTTCCACCGCTGCATATTGATGAGCTTGATAAGGTGGAGGTAGAGGTGACCGTTCTTACTCCTCCCGAGAGAATTAAGGTTGCACCTGGGGACATTCCTTCTAGGATCGAAATAGGGAGGCATGGGCTTATTGTGAAGAAAGGTTATCGTCAAGGACTTCTTTTGCCTCAGGTGGCTCCTGAAAATGATATGGATGAGATCGATTTTCTCAGTCATACCTGTCTGAAGGCAGGACTGGAACCTGATGCCTGGCTCACAGGAGCTGATGTTTATTCTTTTGAGGGTCAGATATTCTCAGAAACAGAGCCCAACGGCGAAGTGATGGAGAAGCATTTTGAAAAGAATGAATAA
- a CDS encoding THUMP domain-containing protein, with protein sequence MIRYGEIVLKSAPLRERWEQTLVTNIHNILPNSNVWRERGIIWLKGNVETEQLNKGCGIFSFSKCTQFSLDQLHEICLEYYETHGIHQVNSFALRVRSVGNHVFTSQQIAQKLGAIIQK encoded by the coding sequence ATGATTCGTTATGGTGAAATCGTCCTGAAGTCGGCACCGCTGAGAGAAAGATGGGAACAAACTTTAGTGACGAATATTCATAATATTTTACCAAACAGTAATGTATGGAGGGAAAGGGGGATAATATGGCTCAAAGGTAATGTGGAGACTGAACAATTAAACAAGGGATGTGGTATCTTTTCGTTCTCAAAATGCACACAGTTCAGTCTGGACCAACTTCACGAAATCTGCCTTGAATACTATGAGACTCATGGTATCCATCAAGTGAATTCATTTGCTCTTCGTGTAAGAAGTGTTGGAAATCATGTGTTTACATCACAGCAAATAGCTCAGAAGCTTGGAGCTATAATTCAAAAGTAA
- a CDS encoding transcriptional regulator, protein MKVPCQTIVWDVLPAIRAAIAEELVNLGISQQEIARLLDMVPSAISQYLSKKRGYRIEFEDDVRNAIRSIALDLSKGEVPDLPKRVCTICTMLQDVDSSCKSNSSEK, encoded by the coding sequence ATGAAAGTACCATGTCAGACTATAGTATGGGATGTACTACCTGCAATAAGAGCAGCAATAGCAGAAGAATTAGTAAACCTTGGAATCTCACAGCAGGAAATTGCACGTCTGCTGGATATGGTTCCATCTGCAATATCACAATACCTATCTAAAAAGAGAGGTTACAGGATTGAATTCGAAGACGATGTGAGAAATGCTATTAGGTCTATCGCGCTGGATTTAAGTAAAGGGGAAGTTCCAGATCTTCCTAAAAGAGTTTGTACTATATGCACAATGTTGCAGGATGTCGATTCTAGCTGTAAATCGAATTCTTCTGAGAAATAG
- a CDS encoding nucleoside 2-deoxyribosyltransferase: MKVQKNIYLAGPLFSHAERDFNVYLRDKLVEYGFSVFLPQEDGSDDTEKRLELKQKNIFDKDLKGIDDCDIVVAVLDGGSDVDSGTAWEIGYAYAKGKKLIGLRTDLRTLGPEGNVNLMIEVSLDELEKDLQSLLSLLDKYV; encoded by the coding sequence ATGAAAGTACAAAAGAACATTTATCTTGCAGGTCCTCTTTTTTCTCATGCTGAAAGAGATTTTAATGTATACCTCCGCGACAAGCTTGTAGAATATGGTTTTTCTGTATTTCTGCCACAAGAGGATGGTTCGGATGATACCGAAAAACGACTGGAACTAAAACAAAAGAATATTTTCGACAAGGATCTTAAAGGCATCGATGATTGTGACATCGTAGTGGCAGTGCTGGATGGTGGCAGTGATGTGGATTCCGGCACAGCCTGGGAGATAGGTTATGCTTACGCAAAAGGGAAAAAACTTATTGGTCTTAGGACAGACCTAAGAACTTTAGGACCTGAAGGTAATGTAAACCTTATGATAGAAGTATCTCTGGATGAACTCGAAAAAGACTTACAGAGTTTACTTTCCTTATTAGATAAATATGTATGA